Proteins co-encoded in one Nicotiana sylvestris chromosome 7, ASM39365v2, whole genome shotgun sequence genomic window:
- the LOC104232165 gene encoding growth-regulating factor 3-like: MDFNMKQWKNQQQQQQNESEEEIQTQIPSAKLPRLVLDLDSSFSHSASDSALPLFISEPTKLSAYSLSSDSTFTPTKFTRMGSSYFSLAQWQELELQALIYRHMLAGAPVPLELLHLVKKSLINSSPYNYLPQSFQQYHHYQQALVQSGYWGRTGMDPEPGRCRRTDGKKWRCSRDVVSGHKYCERHVHRGRNRSRKPVEIPTTAAPSGGVNTANNDGGEVLKVNSGHASGAPHFTLSGTSPSIDVLHLNQRPSECIKEQKGPLEAQNDVTGDGKSSGQILRCFFDDWPRQLQEGNNARSNGSSVSSATNLSISMPGNPSSDFSLKLSTGDRHNSGVGVSNVERSPWGTNQVTSMGGPLAEALRSSTSNSSPTSVLHRLPRGSASEASYVST, translated from the exons ATGGACTTCAACATGAAGCAATGGaaaaaccaacaacaacaacagcagaaTGAGTCAGAAGAAGAAATACAAACACAAATACCTTCTGCTAAATTACCAAGACTTGTTCTTGATCTTGACTCTTCTTTTTCACATTCTGCTTCTGATTCTGCTCTTCCTTTATTTATATCTGAACCTACTAAATTGTCAGCATATTCTCTTTCTTCAGATTCAACTTTCACTCCCACCAAATTTACAA GAATGGGAAGTAGTTATTTCAGTTTGGCACAGTGGCAAGAACTTGAATTGCAGGCTTTGATTTACAGACATATGTTAGCTGGTGCACCTGTTCCTCTTGAATTACTTCATCTTGTTAAGAAAAGTCTCATTAATTCTTCTCCTTATAATTACTTGCCTCAATCTTTTCAACAATATCACCACTATCAACAAGCTt TGGTACAATCAGGATATTGGGGAAGAACAGGCATGGATCCAGAGCCAGGGAGATGTAGGAGAACTGATGGGAAGAAATGGAGATGTTCGAGAGATGTTGTTAGTGGCCATAAATACTGTGAACGCCACGTGCACCGTGGCCGCAACCGTTCAAGAAAGCCTGTGGAAATCCCCACAACTGCCGCCCCATCTGGCGGTGTTAACACCGCCAACAATGACGGCGGTGAAGTCCTTAAAGTCAATAGTGGCCATGCTAGTGGTGCACCTCATTTTACTCTATCTGGAACTTCACCTTCCATTGATGTTCTTCACCTCAATCAAAG GCCCTCAGAATGCATTAAGGAGCAAAAGGGCCCATTGGAAGCCCAAAATGATGTTACTGGGGATGGTAAATCCAGTGGCCAAATCCTTCGCTGCTTCTTTGATGATTGGCCTAGACAACTTCAAGAAGGTAACAATGCAAGAAGCAATGGTAGCTCTGTGTCTTCTGCTACCAACCTCTCCATTTCAATGCCCGGAAACCCCTCGTCCGACTTCTCGTTAAAGCTCTCAACCGGAGATAGACATAACTCTGGTGTTGGAGTCAGTAATGTTGAACGATCCCCGTGGGGAACGAACCAAGTGACATCGATGGGCGGACCACTAGCCGAGGCTTTAAGGTCATCGACGTCCAACTCGTCGCCAACGAGCGTTTTGCATCGGTTGCCGCGGGGCAGTGCATCGGAGGCTAGTTATGTTAGCACTTGA